AGAGTTCTTCGATCGTGCTGCCGCCGCGCTGAGCAAGTCCAATAAGTCTGCCACGGATGTAGCTAAGCTGAGCGTCCGACGGAAACGCCCCAGTGTTGATTTTTCGAGCTTTCTCTGACTTGCCTGTCGGAGTCCACCAGAGGCGATCCGTCGCGACGCAGCCTAGTGCTACTTTGGCAGATTTTTGGCGATGTGGGCATTTTGAGGATTGAACGAAGCCGCTAACGCGGCATTTGGCGGATCGGTTTGCAGGAACGCTTCTGTTTTGAAGGATCGCGGCTGTTGAAGCGCAATCTGAGAACAGGAGCTACAGAAATGGCCAAGTTGACCCCAGTTCCCCGGCGCATGATCGAGGATATGACGATCCGTAATCTGCCGCCGGCCACGCAGCGATCCCCACGTGCATGCCGCGGCGAAGTTTTCGCGCTACTTGGCCGTTCGCCGGACCGGCTCGGTCTGGAGGACGTGCGCGCCTTCCAAGTTCATTTGATGTCGACCGGAATCTCGTGGCTGCGCTGAACCAGACGGTGTGCGCGCTGCGGTTCCTCTACGGCGTGACGCTGGGCCATGCCGAGAGTCCGGAGCGGATCGTCTATGCTCGCTCGCTACGCACGCTGCCGGTGGTATTGAGCGCCGACGAAGTCGTGGCCTTCCTAGAGGCGGTGCCGAGCCTGAAGTGCCGTACGGCCCTGACGACGGCCTAAGAGCAGGTCTCAGTGCTTGGAGACTGTCGGGCTGAAGGTCGGCGACATCGACAGCGGTCGCGGGGTGATCCGTGTTGAGCACGGCAAGGGCGACAAGGACCGCACCGTGATGCTGTCGGCGCAGCTTCTGCGCATCTGCGAGTCTACTGGCGGCTTGGCGAAGCCGCGGGACTGGCTGTTTCCCGCGCGCGGGTGTTATTTGGGCTTGTCGTTCGGCGCGTGCGGCCGCCTAAGCGGGTGACGGTCCACACGCTCAGGCACAGCTTCGCCACGCATCTTCAGAACGCACCGACATCCGCACCATCCAGGTTCTACTCGGCCACAACAATCTGTCCGGCGGCGCGCTACGCTAAGGTCTCGAACAGCCTCATCCGACGCACGACAAGCCCGGCTGAACATCGAGGTGCCGCCAGGGTGAGTGGTACCGCCATGTCGGCGAGACTGAAGGTGGCGGATATCTTCCGCCGCCATGGCGAAGTATATAGACAGGTTCATGACGGCTATCTAGGCTCGCATCGAGCGGCGTGTGATGAGCGCGATCGAGCTCTGCCGGACCGCCGAACTGGGCGGCCAGTCTACGGCTGCCGCTCCTGCGGTCGATCCGCGTGGCCTACAATTCCTGTCGCAGCCGGCACAGTCCCAAATGCCAGGGTCAGGCCTGCCGGGACTGGCTTGCCGCACGCCAGAATGAACTGCTGCCGGTGCTCTATCACGCAGTGTTCATGCTGCCGGCTGAGGTTGCTGCGATCCCTTTCACAAGGCGGCACCTTATACGCGGCCGAAACGCCTGCGCGCGAAGCCAATCTCAGGCATTTGGGAGCTGAGATCGGCCTCATCGCGGCGCTGCATAGCTCTCATCTACCATCCCGCCTGATTGTATCGTACCGGGTGGTGGTGTCTCGCCCGACGGCACACGCTGGATCTCGTGCAGGCCGGGCTCTTTTTACTCGTGCGCGTGCTGTCGCGCCTGTTTCGCTGGCGCATGACACGGAAGACGCGCTTGTGATTGACGGCCGGTTCGCCGTCTTTCGCGTTCCCTGTTCGTCAGGGCTGTGATGCGACGATCGCCATAGGTCGGGCGTTCGTCGATCAGGCGGCGACCAGCTCCA
This region of Mesorhizobium sp. M2A.F.Ca.ET.046.03.2.1 genomic DNA includes:
- a CDS encoding tyrosine-type recombinase/integrase, yielding METVGLKVGDIDSGRGVIRVEHGKGDKDRTVMLSAQLLRICESTGGLAKPRDWLFPARGCYLGLSFGACGRLSG
- a CDS encoding transposase zinc-binding domain-containing protein, with the translated sequence MAYNSCRSRHSPKCQGQACRDWLAARQNELLPVLYHAVFMLPAEVAAIPFTRRHLIRGRNACARSQSQAFGS